The Moraxella osloensis genome contains a region encoding:
- a CDS encoding ABC transporter substrate-binding protein, which translates to MISRMLNRRRFLGYGLGVGSAVLTGGLASNLTGCQKASETATSAAAPTANQGSKVVNVYNWTEYISDQVLKDFTAETGIDVIYSTFDSNEAMYAKLKLMNGSGEYDVAFPGTDFVDKMRKEGMLEPLDHAKLTNFGNLGKTFINAPFDPENKFSIPYLWGSSGIAVNTKRIAKASLSSWNDLWKPEYKGRVMLMNDIRDVFTMSLLTLGYNGSTKNPEAIKQAYEKLTKLMPNVRTFNSDAPRMPFMEGETYLGLAWNGEVIMAQDQGMPELDFVYPKEGAIMWMDNMVIPKNAKNNDNAHKFIDFILRPKYAAMISEEIGYGSPNEAAKKEMPPELANNPIVYPPADLLKHAMFREDVGDEIMALYQQYWDRLKVDM; encoded by the coding sequence ATGATATCTCGGATGCTCAATAGAAGACGTTTTTTAGGATATGGCTTGGGTGTTGGCAGCGCTGTTTTAACAGGGGGGCTGGCAAGTAATTTAACGGGTTGTCAAAAAGCGAGCGAAACCGCGACTAGCGCTGCCGCGCCTACTGCCAATCAAGGTAGCAAGGTCGTCAATGTCTATAACTGGACGGAATATATCTCTGACCAAGTGCTTAAAGATTTTACCGCAGAGACAGGTATTGACGTTATTTATAGCACCTTTGATTCTAACGAAGCCATGTATGCCAAACTCAAACTGATGAATGGCAGTGGTGAGTATGATGTGGCATTTCCGGGTACGGATTTTGTCGACAAAATGCGTAAAGAAGGGATGCTTGAGCCGCTTGACCATGCCAAATTAACCAATTTTGGCAACCTGGGCAAAACCTTTATCAATGCCCCTTTTGACCCTGAAAACAAGTTTAGTATCCCCTATCTGTGGGGCTCATCAGGCATTGCCGTCAATACCAAACGCATTGCTAAAGCAAGCTTGAGCAGCTGGAATGACTTATGGAAGCCAGAGTACAAGGGGCGTGTCATGCTGATGAATGACATCCGTGACGTGTTTACCATGAGTCTATTGACCCTTGGCTATAACGGCAGTACCAAAAACCCTGAAGCCATCAAACAGGCTTATGAAAAACTCACCAAGCTGATGCCAAACGTGCGTACCTTTAACTCAGATGCACCGCGCATGCCGTTTATGGAAGGGGAAACTTACTTGGGCTTGGCTTGGAATGGTGAAGTCATCATGGCGCAAGACCAAGGAATGCCAGAGCTCGACTTTGTCTATCCAAAAGAAGGCGCTATTATGTGGATGGATAACATGGTCATCCCCAAAAATGCCAAAAACAACGACAACGCCCATAAGTTTATCGATTTTATCTTGCGACCCAAATACGCTGCCATGATTAGCGAAGAAATTGGCTACGGCTCGCCCAATGAGGCGGCAAAAAAAGAGATGCCACCTGAGCTTGCCAACAATCCGATTGTGTATCCGCCAGCTGATTTGCTAAAACATGCCATGTTCCGTGAAGACGTAGGCGATGAGATAATGGCGCTATATCAGCAGTATTGGGATAGGCTCAAAGTGGATATGTAA
- the gorA gene encoding glutathione-disulfide reductase: protein MSKHYDYIAIGGGSGGIASINRAASYGKKCALIEAKQLGGTCVNVGCVPKKVMWYGANMAAAINHYAPDYGFDLDVKQFDFAKLVQSRQAYISRIHQSYNNSLKNNQVDVIHGFAKFADKHTVEVYKNDGTVETITADHILLAMGGRPVRPAIEGAELGIDSDGFFDLTELPPRVAIVGSGYIGVEIAGVMNALGSKTHLIVRSKRVLKNFDADIVTTLTHIMHDDGIEFHYGVLPQQVRKNQDGSLSIELSNNETLTVDCLIWATGRAPATDSINLDKAGVEVNEQGFVKVDAYQNTNVEGIYAVGDIIENGIQLTPVAVAAGRRLSERLFNNKPNEHLDYNLVPSVIFSHPPIGTIGLSEEEAVKDYGINAVKVYKSSFTPMYSAVTKHREPCHMKLICVGEEEKVVGLHGVGFGVDEMIQGFAVAIKMGATKRDFDNTVAIHPTGSEEFVTMR, encoded by the coding sequence ATGAGCAAACATTATGATTATATCGCGATTGGTGGTGGGTCAGGGGGCATTGCATCCATCAACCGTGCTGCCAGCTATGGTAAAAAATGTGCCTTGATTGAAGCCAAGCAGCTAGGCGGTACTTGCGTCAATGTGGGCTGTGTGCCCAAAAAAGTGATGTGGTATGGCGCCAATATGGCAGCAGCGATAAATCATTATGCGCCTGACTATGGCTTTGATTTGGATGTTAAACAATTTGATTTTGCCAAATTGGTACAAAGTCGCCAAGCTTATATCAGCCGTATTCATCAGTCGTACAACAATAGTCTTAAAAATAACCAAGTCGATGTGATTCATGGTTTTGCCAAATTTGCCGATAAACATACCGTTGAGGTATATAAAAATGACGGCACGGTAGAGACCATTACCGCTGACCATATTTTGCTAGCGATGGGCGGTCGACCTGTTCGCCCCGCGATTGAAGGGGCAGAGTTGGGTATTGACTCGGACGGTTTTTTTGACTTGACCGAATTACCACCACGGGTAGCGATTGTCGGTTCAGGCTATATCGGCGTTGAGATTGCAGGGGTGATGAACGCACTGGGCTCAAAAACCCATCTGATTGTGCGTAGCAAGCGGGTGCTCAAAAACTTTGATGCCGACATTGTCACCACGCTCACTCATATCATGCACGATGATGGCATTGAATTTCATTATGGAGTGCTACCACAACAAGTACGCAAAAACCAAGATGGCTCATTGAGCATTGAATTGTCAAACAATGAGACCTTGACGGTGGATTGTTTGATTTGGGCAACGGGTCGCGCACCTGCAACCGATAGCATCAATCTTGATAAAGCGGGCGTTGAAGTCAATGAGCAAGGCTTTGTTAAAGTCGATGCCTATCAAAATACCAATGTCGAAGGTATCTATGCCGTCGGCGACATCATCGAAAATGGTATTCAATTGACCCCAGTGGCGGTGGCAGCAGGTCGCAGACTATCTGAGCGCTTGTTTAACAACAAACCCAATGAGCATTTGGACTATAACCTAGTGCCGAGCGTGATTTTTAGCCATCCACCGATTGGTACTATAGGGCTAAGTGAAGAAGAGGCGGTCAAAGACTATGGCATCAATGCGGTTAAAGTCTATAAATCCAGTTTTACCCCGATGTATAGTGCAGTGACCAAGCACCGTGAGCCGTGTCACATGAAGCTGATTTGTGTGGGTGAGGAAGAAAAAGTGGTGGGCTTGCATGGTGTAGGTTTTGGCGTCGATGAGATGATTCAAGGTTTTGCTGTTGCTATCAAGATGGGCGCAACCAAACGTGACTTTGATAACACGGTGGCGATTCATCCGACTGGCTCAGAAGAGTTTGTCACCATGCGCTAA
- a CDS encoding RNA-guided endonuclease InsQ/TnpB family protein produces the protein MKTLKLRIRDKHTAKLNRLSGLVNFVWNYVNALSYEHLKRTGKFFSAYDLNEYTKGSGELLGLHSQTIQAINETHAKSRRQFKKAKLNWRTNNPNSKRKSLGWLPFKQSAIKHIATHQTGKKGLKSTLQLSLAKGQKLIIDLWDSYNLSLYQINTCELVQDSRNRWYACITVKDYPKTQCGTGSVGIDLGLKDSATASNGDKLTIKQTLKYAKALAIAQRAKNKQRVKAIHAKIKNTRQDLIHKFTTQLVKDNALIVVGDIQSNQFNSKKGKLAKSVYDAGWFELKRQLTYKCENAGCRFEIVNEKYTTQTCSCCGQFDRNSPKGRAGLRIREWTCAKCGTWHDRDINASRNILAVGLGRLGAGIPER, from the coding sequence ATGAAAACACTCAAGCTACGCATACGAGATAAACACACAGCAAAGCTTAACCGCCTAAGTGGTTTGGTTAATTTCGTATGGAACTACGTTAATGCGTTAAGCTATGAGCATCTTAAGCGTACTGGCAAGTTCTTTTCAGCCTACGACCTAAACGAATACACCAAAGGTAGCGGTGAGTTACTTGGTTTACATTCTCAAACTATCCAAGCCATCAATGAAACCCACGCCAAATCGCGTCGCCAATTCAAAAAAGCCAAACTAAACTGGCGAACCAACAACCCAAATTCAAAACGTAAATCATTAGGCTGGCTACCGTTTAAACAATCTGCCATCAAACACATCGCCACACACCAAACAGGTAAAAAAGGCTTAAAATCCACCTTACAGCTTAGTTTAGCCAAAGGGCAAAAGCTAATCATCGACCTATGGGACAGCTACAACCTTAGCCTATACCAAATCAACACATGCGAATTGGTACAAGACAGCCGTAACCGTTGGTATGCCTGTATCACCGTCAAAGACTACCCCAAGACACAATGCGGTACAGGCAGTGTAGGCATTGACTTAGGGCTTAAAGACAGTGCTACCGCCTCAAATGGCGACAAACTCACCATCAAGCAAACGCTCAAATATGCTAAAGCGTTAGCCATTGCTCAACGAGCTAAAAACAAACAGCGTGTCAAAGCGATTCATGCCAAAATCAAAAACACACGCCAAGACCTCATCCATAAATTCACCACCCAATTAGTTAAAGATAATGCGCTAATCGTGGTCGGTGATATTCAGAGTAATCAATTTAATAGTAAAAAAGGCAAACTCGCCAAATCGGTTTACGATGCAGGCTGGTTTGAACTCAAACGACAATTGACCTATAAATGCGAGAACGCAGGTTGCCGTTTTGAAATCGTGAATGAGAAATACACTACCCAAACTTGCTCGTGTTGCGGTCAATTTGACCGCAATAGTCCGAAAGGTAGAGCAGGCTTGCGAATAAGAGAATGGACTTGTGCGAAGTGTGGCACATGGCATGATAGAGATATTAATGCCAGTCGGAACATTCTTGCGGTCGGGCTTGGCCGTCTGGGAGCAGGAATCCCCGAACGATAG
- the potB gene encoding spermidine/putrescine ABC transporter permease PotB, producing the protein MTKQGGRGFQRATLFVIWAWLIIFALIPNILVIAASFLTRDEDKFLTLPVTMGNYIRLIDPLYLKVFLHSLSMAGMTTIICLLLGYPFAYLVSKADKKWQSLLMLLLVIPFWTNSLVRLYAVKLIMAANGLLSTLLINLGLINEPLQILYTQKAVIGGLVYLLFPFMVLPLYAVFVDLRDDYILASKDLGANKLQTFWHVILPLTTPGIISGVLLVLLPAMGMFYVADILGGSRNLLVGNIIKSQFLDARDWPFGAAASVLLTLAMALLIMAYRASSKRIGKTDYNEVA; encoded by the coding sequence ATGACAAAACAAGGCGGGCGTGGCTTTCAGCGTGCGACCCTGTTTGTGATTTGGGCATGGTTGATTATTTTTGCCCTGATTCCCAATATCTTGGTGATTGCCGCCAGTTTTTTGACCCGTGATGAAGATAAGTTTTTAACACTGCCTGTCACCATGGGCAACTATATTCGATTGATTGATCCGCTTTATTTAAAAGTGTTTTTGCATTCGCTGTCGATGGCAGGGATGACGACGATTATCTGTTTGCTGCTCGGTTATCCATTTGCCTACTTGGTCAGTAAAGCCGATAAAAAATGGCAGTCATTATTGATGTTACTGCTCGTGATTCCGTTTTGGACCAACTCATTGGTGCGTCTGTATGCGGTGAAACTCATTATGGCGGCCAATGGTCTGCTCAGCACCCTGCTGATTAACCTTGGGCTTATCAACGAGCCACTGCAAATTTTATATACCCAAAAAGCGGTGATTGGCGGTTTGGTGTATTTGCTGTTTCCGTTTATGGTACTGCCCCTGTATGCGGTATTTGTGGATTTGCGTGACGATTATATTTTGGCATCCAAAGATTTGGGCGCTAACAAGCTACAAACCTTTTGGCACGTGATTTTGCCGCTCACTACACCAGGGATTATTTCAGGGGTATTGCTGGTGCTGTTGCCTGCCATGGGCATGTTTTATGTGGCGGATATCTTGGGCGGTTCACGTAACTTGCTGGTGGGCAATATCATCAAATCGCAGTTTTTGGATGCCCGTGACTGGCCATTTGGTGCCGCGGCGTCCGTGCTATTGACGCTTGCCATGGCATTGCTGATTATGGCGTATCGAGCCAGTAGTAAACGCATTGGCAAAACTGACTACAACGAAGTGGCATAA
- a CDS encoding carbonic anhydrase — translation MPNSHLPRPETAEQALEMLKQGNARFVENVQNPQSTLLASNALTHVHEPFAIILGCSDARVPAEIVFDQGLGDLFVIRVAGNVVAPSQIGSVEFAAEKFGTKLVVVLGHSHCGAVTACVETLINPDQQFSPNLRSIVDRIRPSVYNLHEIYTANGQDIDEQELINRGIKANVRMSVTQLKHGSRILEDAVNNGSLIIVGAVYDLDTGKVTFIE, via the coding sequence ATGCCAAACAGTCACTTACCGCGTCCAGAAACTGCCGAGCAAGCGCTCGAGATGCTCAAACAAGGCAACGCACGATTCGTAGAGAATGTGCAAAACCCCCAATCAACCTTGCTAGCGTCTAATGCGCTCACCCACGTGCATGAACCGTTTGCGATTATTTTGGGTTGTTCTGATGCGCGCGTCCCCGCTGAGATTGTCTTTGATCAAGGTTTGGGTGATTTATTCGTCATTCGTGTAGCAGGCAACGTGGTCGCGCCGTCTCAGATTGGCTCGGTTGAGTTTGCCGCTGAGAAATTCGGTACCAAGTTAGTCGTGGTGTTGGGTCATTCCCATTGCGGCGCGGTGACGGCTTGTGTGGAGACACTGATCAATCCTGATCAGCAGTTTTCGCCCAATTTACGTTCGATTGTTGACCGTATCCGTCCCAGTGTTTACAACTTGCATGAAATTTATACCGCCAATGGACAAGACATTGACGAGCAAGAGTTGATTAATCGAGGCATTAAAGCCAACGTGCGTATGTCAGTCACCCAGCTCAAACACGGCTCTCGTATTCTTGAAGATGCGGTTAATAATGGTAGCTTAATTATTGTTGGGGCAGTGTATGATTTGGACACCGGTAAAGTGACTTTTATTGAGTAG
- a CDS encoding 5-methylcytosine restriction system specificity protein McrC, protein MKTIITFEHSYLTAADFDDGQDFDWLIEQNFDVFRIERKQQQWQLKVRHYIGVIGLPSGGQVEILPKLAQAQITHADEVAQTRQWVQQMLKAVWQALLPKSLANLANQRLINPPAPNPPPINHSLSLSEWLQAYFWQGFAQYVPNQQYQQFEQNQPYLQGKLLIKEQLQHNCHQPHKFYHQSENFVMDTAGNCLVKTTIERVIGSMASSPLSSPLLPQWQAVGSVARDLYDTLLSQALQELTALPSLTAQRNYNFISFCYALLTLQQASSQGQFLTPTWLVNMPFAFEKWVGRKIQQQFAAQNFELVEQKRQPLTVQQGLTIKPDIWLKSADKLIIADVKWKKTATFNDISLADMYQLLTYASEFDADEAWLIVPTLGTQLLAQPIEFCQPKKTRFYLIPFAVRQGCLNLFH, encoded by the coding sequence ATGAAAACCATCATCACGTTTGAACATAGTTACCTGACCGCGGCAGATTTTGACGATGGGCAAGATTTTGACTGGCTTATCGAGCAAAATTTTGACGTGTTTCGCATCGAGCGTAAACAGCAGCAGTGGCAACTCAAAGTGCGCCACTATATCGGTGTGATTGGGTTGCCCAGTGGCGGGCAAGTTGAGATTTTGCCAAAACTTGCACAAGCCCAAATCACCCATGCCGATGAAGTTGCCCAAACCCGTCAATGGGTGCAACAGATGCTGAAAGCAGTGTGGCAAGCCTTATTGCCCAAATCGTTAGCCAATCTAGCCAATCAACGACTCATTAATCCTCCAGCCCCCAATCCTCCACCAATCAATCATTCGCTATCGCTTAGCGAGTGGCTGCAAGCGTATTTTTGGCAGGGATTTGCGCAGTATGTGCCCAATCAGCAATATCAGCAATTTGAGCAAAATCAGCCCTATCTGCAGGGTAAATTACTCATCAAAGAGCAATTGCAGCATAACTGCCACCAGCCACATAAGTTTTATCATCAGAGTGAAAATTTTGTGATGGATACCGCTGGCAATTGCTTGGTGAAAACCACCATCGAGCGTGTGATTGGCAGCATGGCTAGCAGCCCATTGTCGAGCCCATTACTGCCGCAGTGGCAGGCAGTGGGTAGCGTTGCCAGAGACTTATACGACACCTTATTGTCTCAAGCGCTGCAAGAATTGACCGCGTTGCCCAGTCTGACTGCCCAGCGTAATTATAATTTTATCAGCTTTTGTTACGCGCTGCTGACGCTACAACAAGCGAGTAGCCAAGGGCAGTTTTTGACCCCAACTTGGCTGGTGAATATGCCATTTGCCTTTGAAAAATGGGTGGGCAGGAAAATCCAACAACAATTTGCCGCGCAGAATTTTGAGCTAGTTGAGCAAAAAAGACAGCCATTGACCGTGCAGCAAGGGTTAACCATCAAACCCGATATTTGGCTAAAGTCTGCCGATAAACTCATTATCGCCGATGTAAAATGGAAAAAAACGGCTACTTTTAACGACATAAGCTTGGCAGACATGTACCAACTACTTACCTACGCCAGTGAATTTGATGCCGACGAAGCCTGGCTGATTGTGCCAACGCTAGGCACGCAATTGCTGGCACAGCCGATTGAATTTTGTCAACCCAAAAAAACCCGATTTTATCTGATACCTTTTGCTGTGAGGCAAGGGTGTTTAAACCTTTTTCATTAA
- the potC gene encoding spermidine/putrescine ABC transporter permease PotC produces the protein MSNTMKWLSRLYLTIVYLLMFSPIAVMVIFSFNASKVGYQWGGFSTHWYSELFSNAAMVQAAINSVILAVVAATISTAIGGLTALALQRYDFKGKSILQSLLFVLMMSPEIVLAISLLALFLIVGIQLGFMTLLIAHITFCLPFVVITVTARLSSLDTRVLEAARDLGANEFTMIRTVLVPIILPAILAGWVLAFTLSLDDVVVSTFNTGPDFEILPLQIYSMVRVGVKPEVNAVGTILLVISLLGLIISQLLLAKKSINLPSTQKR, from the coding sequence ATGTCTAATACTATGAAATGGTTGTCTCGCCTGTATTTGACCATCGTATATCTGCTGATGTTCTCGCCGATTGCGGTGATGGTGATTTTCTCGTTTAATGCCTCAAAAGTCGGTTATCAGTGGGGCGGTTTTAGTACCCATTGGTACAGCGAGTTATTTAGTAATGCCGCGATGGTACAAGCTGCCATCAATTCGGTCATATTGGCGGTAGTGGCTGCGACGATTTCTACTGCGATTGGCGGTTTGACGGCGTTAGCGTTACAGCGTTATGACTTTAAAGGTAAATCGATACTACAAAGCTTGCTATTTGTGCTGATGATGTCGCCTGAGATTGTCTTGGCGATTTCGCTATTGGCGTTATTTTTGATTGTGGGGATACAGCTGGGTTTTATGACGTTGCTAATTGCGCACATTACCTTTTGTCTGCCCTTTGTGGTGATTACGGTGACTGCACGTCTATCTAGCCTCGACACCCGCGTATTGGAAGCGGCGCGTGATTTGGGTGCCAATGAATTTACCATGATTCGTACCGTGCTTGTACCGATTATTTTGCCTGCGATTTTGGCGGGCTGGGTGCTTGCCTTTACCCTATCACTTGATGATGTGGTGGTATCGACGTTCAATACAGGACCTGACTTTGAGATTTTACCCTTACAGATTTACTCGATGGTGCGTGTTGGGGTAAAACCTGAAGTCAATGCCGTTGGCACAATCTTGCTCGTAATCTCGCTGCTGGGTCTGATTATCTCGCAGTTATTACTTGCCAAAAAGTCGATAAATCTACCATCGACCCAAAAACGTTAA
- the potA gene encoding spermidine/putrescine ABC transporter ATP-binding protein PotA — MSASTSASTPQTTLNAPSDMPDSAQPTNQKPVLLQIRHLSKSYGDTQILQNINLDIYDGEFLTLLGPSGCGKTTLLRLIGGFELPNAGSLQLEGVDIAGLPAEKRPINTVFQQYALFPHMNVYDNIAYGLKLKGVPKTEIDQRVREALAMVQLDHTINRRPQDLSGGQQQRIAIARAVVNRPKMLLLDEPLSALDAKLREQMQSELKRLQRELGITFVFVTHDQQEALSMSDRIAVMKNGVFQQIDTPIGIYESPANLFTASFIGETNLFKGKVLEVNPATIKVEVVEQNDGFHPIRELPRPKFDVQVGQNVNLLLRPEDIRVYYTHEAHEGLIGNVVDSAYKGSTLDSVIRLKNGNIVKTSEYFNEDDPNFNYKLGQEVRIDWVDGWEWILPDE, encoded by the coding sequence ATGTCTGCATCAACGTCCGCATCAACGCCACAAACCACCCTAAACGCACCATCAGATATGCCTGATAGCGCCCAGCCGACCAACCAAAAACCGGTACTACTACAAATCCGTCATTTATCCAAATCTTATGGCGATACCCAAATTTTGCAAAATATTAATCTAGATATTTATGACGGGGAGTTTTTGACGCTGCTAGGGCCTTCTGGCTGCGGCAAAACTACCCTGCTACGCTTGATTGGCGGGTTTGAGCTGCCCAATGCCGGTAGTTTGCAGTTAGAAGGGGTTGATATTGCAGGCTTACCTGCGGAAAAACGTCCGATTAATACGGTGTTTCAGCAGTATGCCCTGTTTCCGCACATGAATGTGTACGACAATATCGCTTATGGACTAAAACTTAAAGGCGTACCCAAAACCGAAATCGACCAGCGGGTGCGTGAAGCGCTGGCAATGGTACAACTTGACCATACCATCAATCGCCGTCCGCAAGATTTGTCGGGGGGTCAGCAGCAGCGTATCGCCATCGCCCGTGCCGTGGTGAATCGCCCAAAAATGCTGCTACTTGATGAACCTCTATCAGCGCTCGATGCCAAACTACGTGAGCAAATGCAATCAGAACTCAAACGCTTGCAGCGTGAACTGGGTATTACTTTTGTATTCGTGACCCACGACCAACAAGAAGCCTTGTCGATGTCTGACCGGATTGCCGTCATGAAAAACGGCGTATTCCAGCAAATTGATACGCCCATTGGTATCTATGAATCGCCTGCCAATCTATTTACCGCAAGCTTCATTGGCGAAACCAATTTGTTTAAAGGTAAAGTGCTAGAGGTCAACCCAGCCACCATCAAAGTGGAAGTGGTCGAGCAAAATGACGGCTTTCATCCGATTCGTGAATTGCCCCGTCCAAAATTTGACGTGCAAGTCGGTCAAAATGTCAACTTACTGCTGCGCCCTGAAGATATCCGCGTGTACTACACCCATGAAGCTCATGAAGGCTTAATCGGCAACGTGGTAGACAGTGCCTACAAAGGCAGTACCCTAGATTCTGTGATTCGATTAAAAAACGGCAATATCGTCAAAACGTCAGAGTACTTTAACGAAGACGATCCGAATTTTAACTATAAACTGGGTCAAGAAGTGCGTATTGACTGGGTCGATGGTTGGGAGTGGATTTTGCCAGATGAATAA